One Nymphaea colorata isolate Beijing-Zhang1983 chromosome 12, ASM883128v2, whole genome shotgun sequence genomic window, GAGGAGCATGGCACCACATTCCTATCAACATCTTTGCAATCTCAATCGCAAaatcaagctggttttgttcaagGGAGAACACAACAAACTGATGCAATCAGTGCTGGCCTGCGGTCATCTGCATCTTCCGTCTTTGATACTTCTTCTGTTCTCGATCCCCAGAAGGAGGTCGTTGCGAAGGACTCAAATGGTTGGGCTGCAAACATCGAATCAGAAGCTCATGCTCACAGCACAGAGGATGCCACATCATACGAGCAGCTTCAATATAGTCCTGAGTATTGGGAAAGCCTCTACCCTGGATGGAGGTATGACCACAATACAGGGGAATGGCACCAGATAGATGGTTATAATGCTGCTGCTTCTAGCTCCAATGCTACTGTTGCAAGTGCCATGGAGATTTCTCAAGAAAATGGGCTTCCAGGAGCTTCTGTGAGTAATGTATTGACAGATCACGGGTCAGAAATTTCTCATTTGCAGCAAAATTCACAGCCTGTTGTGGAAACTGTGGGCGATGAGTGGAAGACTTTGAGTGCTTCTAGCTGGAATGAAACTTCTCATGATAATTTTGGATACCCTTCTCACATGTATTTTCATCCTGATTATCCAGGTTGGTACTATGACTGCAACACTCAAACGTGGCATCAACTGGATGCACAAGTCAATCAGTCTGGGCAGATGGTTGGTAGTAACTTTGAGCAAACATACAGCCAGCAAAGTCAGAACGATGCTGATTCTTCTGCCCCCTTGGAACATAGTACTTCTACGATTCCATCTAATAAACCAGGCCAGGTAGAAGAACACTTCAAACAAGAACAAGCAAGTGATTGGCACCCGACTGTCAGCAGCTATGTTCATAACGACCAAGCACTGGGTTCTCACCAGCAAGTGTATTCCCAGTGGGGTTCTGTTGGCGATGCTCCTGAGTACATTTCTGCTTATAACCAAACCAATGGACAGACATTTTCTCAggggaatatgaatcaatcaGCAAGGAATATGAGATATCACATGGATCGACAGATCAGTCATGAGACACCAGAAGCTGTCTCCACTTACTGGCAAGCAACTAATAGCTATGAAAGTGAGATTGGTGGATCAAGGAGCCAAAACTTTTCCTTTCCTGGCAGAACGTATGGTTTTGATCAGTCCAGTGTTATGCAGGGCAAGCAGAGCGACTACGGCTATAGCTCTTACAGGGATCAGCAACCATCAAATTATCTCCAGGCAGGAGACTTCTCTCACTCATCTGTATCTCGTGGTTCTGCTGTGGAGAGAACATCGGCTGGCCGTCCTCTGCATGCTTTAGTAACATTTGGATTTGGTGGTAGAATTGTCGTCATGAAAGTAAATGATCCTTTCAGCAGAAATTCAGCACTTGAGAACCAGGTGACttgctttctctttttcactttttgctCTTATTCTATGGCTTGGAGGACTCTTTCTTAAGTTACATATTTCAGTTTTCCCTTTTCTAAGTTGATTCATAAGTTTGCTTGACTTATTCTGTTTAACTGTCATTTCATGTGAAGGATCCAGCAGGTGGCATGATTTCACTCCATAATATGATGGAGATTGTGAAAGATAAATCTGGTGATGAAAGCTATAAAAGCAGTGCATGCGATTATTTTCATACTTTATGTCAGCAATCTTTCCCTGGCCCACTTGTTGGCGGAAATGTTGCTAACAAGGATGTTCTTAAATGGGTTGATGAAAGAATTGCCACTTGTGAATCTTCTAATGTTGACTATAGAAGGGGGGAGTCATTGCGCTTGCTATTCTCATTGCTAAAAATTTCCTGTCAGCATTATGGAAAACTGCGTTCTCCTTTTGGTGTTGAAGCAACATTGCAGGTATTGTAAACTTCAAGATCTTGACTTTTAGTTATATTCTGTCGACAATTAAATCAATTTGAAATAATTAATGATTTGAGACTGCAAATAAGTTGGAAGTAACACGTATTATTTCATAATTCATTATTTACACTTTATGTAGTGTTAATCACAATTTGTTGGTTAGGCTGTATTGTTCAGTCTAGGTAACTTTTTGCAAGTTATTGAAATTATCCTAGTTGTGATTAATCTTCATTGTTCATGGACTCATTGAGTTCTGTTGAAATATGCATTTGTGCTATGATTTTAAGGGTTGATCATTTATACAGTAGAAGTAAAAAAAAGGTACGTTCTTCTAACCCCTTCTGATAAGAGGGACTGTTTGGACAGTACAATAGCAGATAATAGTCAGTAAGGGAAAGTAAACAAGTCATAGTTGGAGGCTTGGAGCAGTTGAAAATAATGATGGGACTTGAGGGAGAACCATAGAGAGATTGGAAAGGGCAGACTGCagattgaaataaaaagaaaaacaatgatttCCAAGTAATATTATGAGGATCAAAGTTTAGTCTACCTTTATCGAGGTGCCCAGATATTGCAGTGtgtcagtgtgtgtgtgtgtgtgtgtgagagagagagagagagagagagatcatgggACAAATTTGACAATGAGTGCCTTCACATTTTCTGTTGTATAAATTGCAGCATCTCGTCCAAATGCCTGAAGTATTTCCCTTCTCGTATCACCATATGAGGCACATGCCTCACCTGTGTGGCTGTGAGTCCAATTTCAATAGGTAAAGTGTGATTCAGCCTTATGCCTTGAGGCGTTTAAAGGGTGAAAGCGCCTTGACGCATATGCTTCATGCCTCAAAGCATACACCTCTAATAACACTGACGGAGATGGCTattttttatgaactttttCCAACAAGAGCATGTGGTTGAGAAAGAAAGCCTAATTTTTGCTGTATGTTGCTCTAAATAGCAATGGAAGTGGATGAGTAgatcaatttcaaaaaataccAGTTGGATGAATGcattgttcttattttttagcTTATCTTGACTGCTATGATTTTTGCATTGCCAGTGATCAATCCATTGGCATATGCACATAAATTTGGTTCTAATCTGGCAAAAATTACACAATTTTAGATGTACCATTTTATGCTGCGTCAATGAAATCCGATCCACCCTTGTGCTTGTGCCTTGTTTTGGTTGCTTGAAGTGCCATCCTTTGAAAATCATAATTGGGACAAATTTGGTTCTTGAATGGAGAAAATATCTTCAGTGAGATTAAAATGTCAAAGTGCCTGTCAATTTGTCGTTTCTCAAATCTTGACTCTGCTTTTTGTTTGCTTGTAAGttagccatttatttttctgatcaGTAACACTTTTTGCTTCTCCTCAGCAAAGCTCCTTTTGCTATAAcacttcaaaaaatttatttgtagAACATACAAATACAAAACCAGGTTCAATTTGATGtttcagatttttgttttttgacagGAAAATGATGGACCTGAATCTGCCGTAACTAAGCTTTTTGCATCCGCTAGAAGGAATGGTACACAGTTAACTGAGTATGGTGCTTGTACACGATGTCTGCAAGCTGTGCCTTCCGAAGTACAGATGCGGGTAAGAGGAAAATAGTAGCCTCTAGTTATGTAACTGTTGctatttaaaaccaaaatgcTTAGgccatttccttttttgtagtCTACTGCGATTGAAATGCAGAAACTTCTTGTTTCTGGTCGTCGATTAGAAGCTCTTCGATGTGCACAAGAAGGTCAATTATGGGGTCCTGCTCTGGTTCTTGCTGGGACGCTTGGTGAGAAGGTTCGTCAGCATCCTGTCTAGGTCtctaatataatttttttacatcaaaattattcatttaattttttctcagTTCATTTCCTGTGAAgaatagttggcaaacccactGAATTGGCGCGGGAATCACTTGAGTTGACCCGGATCCCCAATGGACTGGGTCGTGAGTCAGGCACTAACCAAGTTCTCTATCATCTGAGTCGGATAAACTGGTTTTAGATCACCCTATTCTTGACCATTTCGTAGTTGTGTTCGTAAACTATTTGATTGTACTTACTTAAGAATTACTTGTTATTCTATGGGTATATTccaattttttatcattttgtagTAAACCGAGTTGCCCAGTCAACTTTCTGACCCATGACCCAGTGGTCAACTTATCCGAGTCCAATTCACAGGATTGCCGACTATGTCATACAGTCATGCATTATGATAAATGATCATGTATCCTTCCTGAAACTGATGCTGATTTTCTCTTTGATGGGAGCAGTTTTATGTAGACACTGTAAAGCAAATGGCACATCACCAGTTTATGTTTGGGTCGCCTTTGCGAACACTTTGTTTGCTTATAGCTGGACAACTGGCCGATGTATTTTCTTCTGAAAGCACAATAAGTCCTAGACAATCTGGGGCACTTGGTGTTTATCAGGCTCCAGCTCAGGTGAGTTTATATGCAATTCCTTGGGACACATTTGTTGATGGAAGTTTGAATAACATGTTGTCCTATACTAAAGTGGAGAACTCTTGATGTTCCAGTTCTGTGGTTCATGagcttttgtgtgtgtgtgtgtttctctTCCATTCTTCAGCAATAGTGCATTGAATTTTTGGTAATAGCAGCTAGTTGTCTGGTGGTTCTTGAATTCCCTGATAAGTTCTTTCTTCCATGAAGCTGGTATTTCTTGAGGTTCTAAGTTCTTTCTATAGTTCCTAAGGAAAGAAACAGATGATACTGTAACTGCTTACctaaatggattttttttttctattgtgtAAAGACTTCTGCAAGTAGCGTGCTTGATGATTGGGAAGAGAATTTGGCTATTGTAATTGCAAATAGAACGAAGGATGATGAGCTTATGATCATTCATCTTGGTGATTGCCTTTGGAGGGAGACAGGCGAGGTCTGAGtcttttattaatttgtttCTGTCATGTAATTTGTGCTTACTATTGTAtacagatttaagaaatgactgaCTTACAGGTTTCTGCTGCTCATGCCTGCTACTTGATCGCTGAGACAAACTTTGAGGCATTTTCAGACACTACTAGGCTGTGCCTAGTTGGTGCAGATCACTGGAACTCACCACGGACATATGCTAGTCCCAATGCTATTCAGGTCCGTTATTGTCTTTTTGCATTGGAATACCATCTCCTGTATGTACAACTAAGTAGTTAGCTATTTCATTGATATATCAAGTTTGTTAGCTCTGTTTTATATCATTTTGGCTTTATGTCCCGTCTGACAAGGACCTTTCTCATTTGTCTAAATCATTCTAATGAGGAGCTTTCCTGGTAGTCCATGACTATCAGGGGGTTTGCACTTTAGGACAAGGGGATAAGGGATTGTCAACATGCACTTCCTGCATTAGTACGTGCATAACATTCAAAGCAACTGGGTAGCTTCCTTTGTCATCAAGGAAATTCGTCTATTTGAGAAATATTACCATATTTGGATTTTCTGATTGCTGAAAATTTTGTCAATCGATAGTGTGAATGTACATTATATATGTGGTATATTTCAAGTAAACTGAGATAGGAACTGGAactgtttattttattttccttttctatcttATTTATCCATTCTTTTTGCACCAAAGATCTTTACCATTTtcgaaggaactggagctacatctcgTGTTTTCATGCCTTTTTGATTTTGAGACCTTGAGAAATGGACAAATTCCTGTTATTAGGCACATATATAAGATTTGGCACCACAAAAAGTATAATGGTAAccccacctaacctatagtaataaaaatacatgtcctactAAGACTTGTAACTTGCTATTCTCTTGAAtagcaggccctgactcaccctcctaGGAAAGATTGATTTATTCAGATCAACATGAGGGTCTaactacattgcattgccagaatcTACGCAGACTGATTTTTTAAGGCCATCAGCCTTGAAGTTCCTAAATAATGACAGGATAAAAATCAGTCTTCCATAACCTTTCTTTAGCCTTTGGTACTTTCGAAACTCAGTTCCTTAATTATGGGAGGGACactttaaaaggatgtcatATTTTCTATAACGAGTCAATGTTTCCGTATAAAACAAAACTTATTTCATTAAAATGCCGTAATTTGTATAGGAAcagtttcatagttgattatttttatattagcTTGGAGAAGTAACCTTAAATGGCATTATATTTTTCAGTGTTTGTTAAAATTGTGAAACTGGCAAttctaaagaaacttcttcTGTATTTCCTATTGATTTATTGCTTCCACTTGCATGCGCACTGGTCTTTGTGTTTCTTGGCTCTTCTTGTCTGGGTGAACGGTTGAGTTTCAGTTTGGGACTACATTCCAGGACCAAGAGGTTGGAAAGGCCGAGCTTGTGgcaacattcagtttttacctgcTAGTTAGCTGCTTTTCATTTCACATCCtttatgtttttatgtttttcttccaCAAGATCTTTCCTTTCTTATCTTTGTGCTGATAATAATGTAGGCCTAAGGATAGGAAGGGCCTTCTAGTCACTTGCTTGAAATTGAGTCATTAGAAAGCAAGTCCGGACAGTTTCTGGCTTATTCAATTGCTGTGAATTTCCTGAGAACTGATGAGTATAAGAAACGTGGCGGTTGTGCCATTATACTTTGGAGTATtcataatgatttttttttactgaacgATTATTCTTGGAGAATGTTTGATGTATATGTCTGGAGTAATATGTGTTTTGCTAATTTCAGTGTGTATAAAATGGATCATGTTCAAGGCAATTCTACTCTTGAAAAGCGACAATACATGCTTTGTTgatacattttttctttcttatcaatGCTTAATGCTTATACAAGGGGGTTGGGTTGTTTCCAGTAGTATCTAGTTAAGATACCCTgcccaatgttgtaaaaagcatataGTAAGCCCCAATAGAAACGTTGTAACGTAAAGTATCATATGtgtatcataaaaaatatattttttaattcaaaaaattgaaaaatagaaaaagttcagaaaaataaaaaaataaaaaatgtgttcttttttttatgaaaaaacatgttatacactatgtcacataggtgcgggtataggtacgggtgcgggtacgggtacggaccatttttaaaaaacttaggtacgggggtacggccatacacacacatgcacatacatatatatgtcaaaaaatttcaaacagaataacatattcgcacatatatatcaaaaaagtacaaacaaaataacatattcataaatcataatccaaaacttaccattttttattctcattctcctcagtcgcaAATTTACTGCTCAATTGAGGCCAAAGAAAATCACGCGTGTACAGAAGCATAAGCACAAACAAAGGAACAACATTAACTTTTACATAACAAGATAAAGGAGCTAGCgaagcaaaaaacaaatccCAACACTACTAaagcaagaatgaagaaaaaagagggaagtgggacattaaaatgagggtttcgaaaattttaacgttaaaatggtttaaaaagtgaaaatgtaaaaatcattaacattaaaatcAGACAAATTTGGgctcagtcaactttgaccgagtctaaaaaaggtcaaaaatgacATTGGGCCATACACATGCCGTACccagggccgtacccgtacccgtgtcgTACCTgtaccatacgggtactcctccttaggaggagtacccgtgtgacagagGTTATACATAGTGACATGCTTATTATAGATATGAAGTTACTTCACACACATTAATAAGTCATAATATCATATACTAACACAACATGATCTAAGACATTAAGAATCATAATTTATAAGATGAGCTACAGAATAACtaataagtcataaggtccataactcatcaaaaaacaagttctGCATACATTATACATCACATCACAAGACGAAATTGTTCAATTTTAATGcgaataacaaatgaaaacagcttCATTCATAAGCTTTATCATCTCcattctcattttctcttttgtagAAGATATAAACCCACTTTCTCTAAACAAGAATCAGTCACCCATGCACACATCTACCCTCAACTTGAcgatttcatggtgaaactgATATTGCGTTTCAAAATTGTCACAACCTCCTCCTCCTGCAACTGTTAGGTTTGTGCAGAAATGAAGAGGGaggcaagttttaaaaattattttgaaaatggcaGTTCTAGCCCCCTATTTTTCCAAAACTGACATGTATCTTACAAAATGATACAGGTGTCACGATATATGCTATACACATACGGTACACCACCTGTTTGCcaaacaggtggtgtatcgtatcgtaacTTTACAAAACGATGATGTCGTATGATACGACCATGTATTGTACAATACGTACAACACTAGCCCTGCCTATGCGAGGGATATGTCTCATATCTGCATCAGTATGGTATTCATGCATCTAGAACTTTATTTCTCCATATGGCCAATGATTGCAAGCGCCTATATTTTACATCCATGCTATTACATTGTTTCTTGCCTTGTTATGCTCGGTGCATGAAAGTTCCTTAGACATATAATTGACCAATAGCTTCAGCAACTCATATCAATATCAatttagtgtgtgtgtgtgtgtgtgtgtgtttgtgtgtttttaACCACCCATCTTAATTGTCCTTTTTTAACTATTCCAACAGAGGACAGAGTTGTATGAATATGCGAAGGTTCTGGGCAACTCTCAGTTTGTCTTGCAACCATTCCAACCATATAAAGTTGTGTATGCACACATGCTGGCTGAGGTGGGAAAGGTCTCAGAATCTTTGAGGTCAGTTACCTACTGTCACTAAGCTtcttatttagttattttttgtcttttctgtTCTCTTAATTAACATCATTTAAATAGGTATTGTCAAGCTATACTCAAGGTATTGAAGAATGCTGGTCGTGCGTCTGAGGTTGAATCATGGAAGCTTATGACATCTTCCTTAGAGGAGCGGCTTCGCACACATCAGCAGGTATGTCTTCCTTCTGATGGTTACCCCATCTTTAGTGATTATGATAATCTTTTTTTGTACGTTTAGCATTGTCAAACTCCAGCATGTGCCTTCCCTTTTTTGCAGCCTTCATTTGCATGTTTTGTATCTTatgcttatttatttttcatgttttagggGGGATATGCCTCAAATTTGGCTCCTGCTAAGttgatgggaaaggttctaaCCAGCATTGATCGATCTATTCACCGCATTATTGGTGCCCCACTGCCACCACTGCCTCCAGCAGGCCAAACTAATGCCCATAATGTTGACACTGATGACCAGCCTGGAGTTGCCAAGTTGTCAACTGGACCGCCCAGGACAAGTGTTGCAACGCTGATGCCATCAGCATCAATGGAGCCTATTAGTGAATGGGCGGGTGATAACAGTAGAGTGTCAAAGCACACAAGAAGTATTTCTGAGCCAGATTTTGGAAGAAGCCCAAGACAGGTGATGCAAATGTTCAAGACtacttttgttatatatatgcaagCAGTGAATTATGTGGTTGACGTGATTCAGGGACGGAGGCATATGTACCCcatgtattttatttatatttgagaTATCCTTTGAAAGGTTTAAGAATATAGGCAGGCCCTTTCCCCTAAAATTTGTAAGCCACCACCCCCCGCCCCCCTCCAAATCTTTTTCACTCTGCCATTGACGTGATCATAATAAttagatttttcctttcaatgttGTATATATGTGCCTCTTTTTTTAAACTTAGATTGACTAGTCCAGACTAGTATCAACTAGGTCTTCTTCTTGGGGACTTCACTGACCTGAGGCTGTCTTCCAATTTGATAACTAAGGCTGTATTTAACATGATGTTAGATGCCCATCTTTATCATATGCAGTTTGTATTTGCCCTTTTGTGTTGATTATTTTTCGTTGAATTTATATAGGGTCAGAATGCAGAAGTATCCCCATCCGATGCACAAGGCAAAGCATCAAACTCTGCTGGTGCGACTCGTTTTGGCCGCTTTGGTTCACAGCTTCTGCAGAAGGCTGTGGGCTTCGTCTCAAGATCTCGTCAGGTAATTATCATTGTATTAACCTGCTATCCACTGCTACACATTTACCGATCATTTTTCTACATGCACCATTGTGCCTTCATAGGCTAAGCTAGGAGAGAAGAACAAATTCTATTATGACGAGAAGCTCAAGAGATGGGTGGAAGAAGGTGTTGATCCACAAGCTGAGGCTGCTGAACTGGCACCACCCCCAACTTCTGCTGCATTTCAGACCGCTGCACTTCAGGCTGATTCATCAAGTCACAGCATGAACAGCACCGTTGCAAGTCAAAACGCTTTGCCTAATGGTGTACTAGAAGCCAAAAGCACCTTTTCCTCTGACTACAATTCTGGCATTCCACCAATTCCACCTACCACAAACCAGTTCTCAGCACGTGGGCGGCTTGGTGTTCGCTCTAGGTACAAGCCTTGAATTGATGTTGAAAAAAAACTTGGCACTTGGTTTCCATGTTGAGCTTGGGTTTTACAAGTCTAGGTCAATTTGTGCAACGTGGTGAACTTGAGTTAGCTGGGCTGGAATTTAAACGACTAGGTCTGGTTTTTCAGGTATGTGGACACATTCAACAAGGGTGGAGGGGCAGCTCCTCCCAGCACCTTTCAGACACCTGCTCTTCCTTCTGCAAAGCCTGGTGGTACGGCAGCCAAATTTTTTATCCCCACTCCCACATCAGCTGAAGTTAATCTGGATCAGGCTGCAGAAGCGGCTGCAATTGAAACCAGCCCAGGACCTGCTTCTAATGATATTCCTGTATCATCGTTGTCATCAtcatctccaccaccaccaccaccatctgGTATGTCGTCAGCATCATCGTCCATGCACAGATTTCCAAGCATGGATAACATCACCCCGGTTAGCAGGGGAAAGGGGGGCCTAGCAAATGGATCGGCCTTTCTATCTTCTCGTTCTCGTGCTGCTTCATGGAGTGGTGGTTTTCTAGAAAGTACTAAATTTGATGATACAAGACCACTGTCCGAGACATTGGCCAGTCCATCCTTGCTCGCAGGATCTCCTCCTGGCCACTTTGTGCCGGTCCCCAGCCGAATGAGCATGTCACCAAATGCCAGCAGTTTTGGGGATGACCTACAGGAAGTTGAGCTCTGATGAATGCTTGCTTGATACAACTCATTGTTTTCTTCAGCAGGCATGCGAAAGCGCTTGGCGCAGAAGGGGTTTTCGATCTTCCGCAGAAAGCAAGGTGAAACATCTTATCGTCTATTAGctggttttcattttctgtgGCTCTGGTGTTTTGCCCTGCATGTAGTGCCTTCTgcctgcttctctctctctcgctgtggGAGAACCTCATTAGCGAGAAAACCTTGGTCGGTGGCTTTCTTTAATCGGATCAGATAGGGACCGACCTTTGTACAGCCAATTTGTTGATTTATTGGAGACTGAAATTGGAAAGATGTTTTTAAGGTCAGGGAGTTTCTACCCGCAAGAAGGGTAACATAGGAAATTGAGAATTGGAAATTTTGTAATCTCTCATATATCTTCCACTCGGCATGTACGGTGGTCGATTGAGCAGTGGCATAATGATCGGCATAATGATCTGAAGTACCTGTTTTTGGAAGTTGGTGACATTGACAGATGCATCTATAAGAACCACAATTTTATTATATGAATTACGTGCATTCGGGGTTGCGAAATGATCACACATGTTTTAATCTTTTACTTGATCCAGTTTTAAATCCTACTTGCTTTCCAATCCGATTCTACACCGGTCCAGGAGAAACGCCTGATGTGTACCAGACGCATACatggaagaaaacaagttgCAACATTGTCTAAAAAGGTTGACTACATTTTTAACGCGGTGTGTTCCAAAAGCAAATTAAGTACAATGCCATTTGAATTGTCAAGTTCCCTTGAGCATTTGAATCCAAGAGTGTGTGACCCGAATCAGGAGACGATGAATTAAATTCAAGAAAGACATCTGAAACCATTCCAGCCTGTTTGTGTGGGAAAATTGAGGTTCCTGTAATCTGGCGCACGAAGGACCTTGATATTATGGCCGTGAGAGGAGCGACTAGCGATGCTGTTGGGGAGACATAAAAGGAGTCGCTTTAAAACTCAGGGTTACGAATAGATGAAATGTCGAATCTTTTTACCAATTTGGGGCGTGTCTGAACAAGTAAAAACTTTTAAGAGTGcggaaaaagggggaaaatgcTTTGGCCATGTTCAGTTGAGTCGGGAACGTCTCACGCAAGGCATCTGAAACGTTCATTACCTTTTCTGGGCTGCAGGAATGTTAAAGAATAAGCGCCTTTGAACGTGGTTCACTGAAAAAGACTCAAGCAAGTTTGCAATACTCTAGTGTCCAAGATGTTCGCCGTTCAAAATCGGGCTTATGTTTCTAAACTGATTTTGTATTgagaactattaatttaattatGTTAATATTAGTGATCCGAGCATATTTATCCAGACAAAACAAATTTATATTGAGATTCTTTCCAGTTGCCAACATTTCCGTCAAATTTTAGGCCACAAGATTTTCTTCCAGTACCCTTCGCAAAAAAGTAGAAGGGTTTTAGTCCTCCCTGGGTTTGAAAATTGCCAGATGACAGACTTTTCAGGCTCCATGCCTggaagaaatttcaatttaaaagcTAGTCGTTCTTTGAGGACATACTTCAGGTACGCAACATAGCTAAATATAACTAGACGCCAACAGAACACAACACGGTCAAGCCATTCGTGTTCCAAGTAAGACTGACACCACAAGCACATCACGTACTTGAGATAGATCAAGACTTTGTGCGAGTTTGAGATATACTGAGTTCTTCAATATCgacctcaaaaatcaatttcGTGGGATTGAGAATCGTCCTAGTTTCATAAAGAAGTCAGAAATGAAGGAAACAAGTTTAGGATTGTGAAGCGAGTGGTTTTGCAGCACTGGAGAATTGGAGGCAGATACATTACAAATACGTTCAAATAAAGTACAGAAAATTGCAATTACAtaccaaacaaaattttctgttaCCGAATCAATGAGGGGCTCAAAATTCAGCAGAACCAGGTGAGCGTGGAAAGGGAATTGTATCTCTTATGTTGTCTATCCCCGTCGCAAATTGTACTAGCCTTTCAAAACCCAATCCGAAACCCGCATGGGGGACTGCAAAGATATCAATAACAGTCACAAAAAGGTACCAAgttaaaaattaggaaaacaTGCCACATACAAGACAATCCGAATGAATTCACCGTTCTTTATGAGAGAGGCCGTGCTGAAGTAAGCAACATAAAGAATTCCAACAAAAACGCTGTTCCTTAAAAATTTGCAGAAGGAAATATTTCCCCAGATTTGGTCTAATAGTCTTAATATGCTACTAGCAACAGTCTCGTCACAGTTGAACTGCTCAACCGAATCAAAAGGGAGCATACTAGCATGTCAGAAAAGTGGGTTGAAGTAGGTGGCGTAGAAAACGTTTCtgcaaaatatatttatgagaACGGAAAAGTGCTTCTTTCTACATTCTAGCGTAGCTCTTTCGCTTATATTTCTCCACTTACTGCACCACAGCACCAttaacaaaatatatttatgaggCTTATCTGTTTTCATGAACTGAAAGGACAACATTACTTCCTTCACAGCTT contains:
- the LOC116266439 gene encoding protein transport protein SEC16A homolog encodes the protein MATSPFLMEDQTDEDFFDKLVDDEFRIDGSSAAELHEGNDSDGINDVPPVDTSIANLSLSEPENRAEVQGHEAVVEKPGVSSSTEFKTERLNQVAEESSSDVLAESEEPVIPAELVAHGAGADAHLSNSESDFPSVEGSKQTRTSVKEVQWSSFHTDMGDNDFGGFGSHSDFFAELDENTSRQTGEEHGTTFLSTSLQSQSQNQAGFVQGRTQQTDAISAGLRSSASSVFDTSSVLDPQKEVVAKDSNGWAANIESEAHAHSTEDATSYEQLQYSPEYWESLYPGWRYDHNTGEWHQIDGYNAAASSSNATVASAMEISQENGLPGASVSNVLTDHGSEISHLQQNSQPVVETVGDEWKTLSASSWNETSHDNFGYPSHMYFHPDYPGWYYDCNTQTWHQLDAQVNQSGQMVGSNFEQTYSQQSQNDADSSAPLEHSTSTIPSNKPGQVEEHFKQEQASDWHPTVSSYVHNDQALGSHQQVYSQWGSVGDAPEYISAYNQTNGQTFSQGNMNQSARNMRYHMDRQISHETPEAVSTYWQATNSYESEIGGSRSQNFSFPGRTYGFDQSSVMQGKQSDYGYSSYRDQQPSNYLQAGDFSHSSVSRGSAVERTSAGRPLHALVTFGFGGRIVVMKVNDPFSRNSALENQDPAGGMISLHNMMEIVKDKSGDESYKSSACDYFHTLCQQSFPGPLVGGNVANKDVLKWVDERIATCESSNVDYRRGESLRLLFSLLKISCQHYGKLRSPFGVEATLQENDGPESAVTKLFASARRNGTQLTEYGACTRCLQAVPSEVQMRSTAIEMQKLLVSGRRLEALRCAQEGQLWGPALVLAGTLGEKFYVDTVKQMAHHQFMFGSPLRTLCLLIAGQLADVFSSESTISPRQSGALGVYQAPAQTSASSVLDDWEENLAIVIANRTKDDELMIIHLGDCLWRETGEVSAAHACYLIAETNFEAFSDTTRLCLVGADHWNSPRTYASPNAIQRTELYEYAKVLGNSQFVLQPFQPYKVVYAHMLAEVGKVSESLRYCQAILKVLKNAGRASEVESWKLMTSSLEERLRTHQQGGYASNLAPAKLMGKVLTSIDRSIHRIIGAPLPPLPPAGQTNAHNVDTDDQPGVAKLSTGPPRTSVATLMPSASMEPISEWAGDNSRVSKHTRSISEPDFGRSPRQGQNAEVSPSDAQGKASNSAGATRFGRFGSQLLQKAVGFVSRSRQAKLGEKNKFYYDEKLKRWVEEGVDPQAEAAELAPPPTSAAFQTAALQADSSSHSMNSTVASQNALPNGVLEAKSTFSSDYNSGIPPIPPTTNQFSARGRLGVRSRYVDTFNKGGGAAPPSTFQTPALPSAKPGGTAAKFFIPTPTSAEVNLDQAAEAAAIETSPGPASNDIPVSSLSSSSPPPPPPSGMSSASSSMHRFPSMDNITPVSRGKGGLANGSAFLSSRSRAASWSGGFLESTKFDDTRPLSETLASPSLLAGSPPGHFVPVPSRMSMSPNASSFGDDLQEVEL